One stretch of Sebaldella sp. S0638 DNA includes these proteins:
- the rpsP gene encoding 30S ribosomal protein S16: MVKLRLTRLGRRKKPVYRIAAMEELTQRDGKAIAYLGTYNPLVEEGKQIEIKEEEVLRFLQNGAQPTRTVKSILTKEGIWEKFQATKKK, translated from the coding sequence ATGGTAAAATTAAGATTAACAAGATTAGGAAGAAGAAAAAAGCCTGTATATAGAATTGCAGCTATGGAAGAATTAACTCAAAGAGATGGTAAAGCTATTGCTTATTTAGGAACATATAACCCGCTTGTGGAAGAAGGAAAGCAAATAGAAATAAAAGAAGAAGAAGTTTTAAGATTCTTACAAAATGGTGCACAACCTACAAGAACAGTAAAAAGTATTCTTACTAAAGAAGGTATATGGGAAAAATTCCAAGCAACAAAAAAGAAATAA
- the ffh gene encoding signal recognition particle protein, translating to MFNSLGDRFQDIFKKVSGQGRLTESNIKDALREVRLALLEADVNYGVAKNFVAKIRDKAVGEEVIKGVNPTQQFVKIVNDELVEVLGGTNVTIAKAAKPPTVVMLTGLQGAGKTTFSAKLGKYLKKKGEKPFLIGADVYRPAAKKQIKVLGEQTGIPAFTIDESTNVLEICKAGMEKAKEENATYVIFDTAGRLHIDEQLMNELKEVKNNFHPDEILLVVDGMTGQDAVNVAKTFNDDLDISGVVLTKLDGDTRGGAALSIKEVSGKPIKFISDGEKLDDMSAFHPDRLASRILGMGDVVSLVEKAQEVIDEDEAKKMEEKFRKNQFDFEDFLKQFKMIKKMGSLGNIMKLIPGVDTSAIDMAMAEKEMKKVEAIIYSMTVQERRDPKLLKNGGRKKRIANGSGTDVTEVNKLIKQYEQMKQVMKMFNSGGIPGMPGGFRGKKR from the coding sequence ATGTTTAATAGTTTGGGAGACAGATTTCAGGACATCTTCAAGAAAGTAAGCGGTCAGGGCAGACTGACAGAAAGCAATATCAAAGATGCTTTAAGAGAAGTAAGACTTGCGTTGCTGGAGGCAGATGTCAACTATGGAGTGGCAAAGAATTTTGTAGCTAAAATAAGAGATAAGGCTGTGGGGGAAGAGGTAATTAAAGGTGTAAATCCTACCCAGCAGTTTGTAAAAATAGTAAATGACGAACTTGTAGAGGTACTCGGAGGAACAAATGTTACCATAGCAAAAGCTGCGAAGCCGCCTACAGTAGTAATGCTTACCGGATTACAGGGAGCAGGAAAGACTACTTTTTCGGCAAAGCTTGGTAAATACCTTAAGAAAAAAGGAGAAAAGCCTTTTTTGATAGGAGCCGATGTTTACAGACCAGCAGCTAAGAAGCAGATAAAAGTTCTCGGGGAACAAACAGGAATTCCGGCTTTTACAATAGATGAGAGTACAAATGTACTGGAAATATGTAAGGCTGGTATGGAAAAGGCAAAGGAAGAGAATGCTACTTATGTAATATTTGATACAGCAGGAAGACTTCACATAGACGAACAGCTTATGAATGAACTAAAAGAAGTAAAAAACAATTTTCATCCAGATGAAATACTTCTCGTGGTAGACGGTATGACAGGGCAGGATGCAGTAAATGTGGCAAAAACATTTAATGACGATCTTGATATAAGCGGTGTGGTACTTACGAAACTAGACGGAGATACAAGAGGCGGAGCCGCACTGTCCATTAAAGAAGTATCGGGAAAACCGATAAAATTTATCAGTGACGGGGAAAAACTTGACGATATGTCAGCTTTTCATCCTGACAGACTCGCATCAAGAATTCTTGGTATGGGAGATGTAGTGTCACTGGTAGAAAAAGCTCAGGAAGTAATTGATGAAGATGAAGCAAAGAAAATGGAAGAAAAGTTTCGTAAGAATCAATTTGATTTTGAAGATTTTCTGAAACAGTTTAAGATGATCAAGAAAATGGGATCTTTGGGAAATATTATGAAGCTCATACCTGGTGTGGATACAAGTGCCATAGATATGGCAATGGCTGAAAAAGAGATGAAAAAGGTAGAGGCCATAATATATTCCATGACAGTTCAGGAAAGAAGAGATCCGAAGCTTCTCAAAAACGGAGGCAGAAAAAAGAGAATCGCGAATGGAAGCGGAACAGACGTAACTGAGGTAAATAAGCTGATAAAACAGTATGAACAGATGAAACAGGTAATGAAAATGTTCAACAGCGGAGGAATTCCCGGAATGCCCGGAGGATTCAGAGGCAAGAAAAGATAA
- the ylxM gene encoding YlxM family DNA-binding protein: MDKLADFLKYSNLFFYYKNLFSKKQKIYLELYFEEDYSFSEIAEEYGVTRQAVFDNIKRGMKQLDDYENKLNIYKRDMELKDKLQELRSGLSREKLERIIAELGFDEE; this comes from the coding sequence ATGGATAAATTAGCCGATTTTTTAAAGTATTCAAATTTATTTTTTTACTATAAGAATTTATTTAGTAAAAAACAGAAAATATATCTGGAGCTGTATTTTGAAGAGGATTATTCCTTTAGTGAAATAGCCGAGGAATACGGTGTTACCAGACAAGCTGTTTTTGATAATATAAAAAGAGGTATGAAGCAGCTTGATGATTATGAAAATAAATTAAACATATACAAAAGAGATATGGAACTGAAAGATAAGCTTCAGGAACTGCGAAGCGGACTTTCAAGGGAAAAACTCGAAAGAATAATAGCAGAACTCGGATTTGACGAGGAATAG
- a CDS encoding peptidylprolyl isomerase, with the protein MLSLLSTADKINKEDKKMSGITATIKTSKGTINLVLFPEKAPVTVASFVNLAQHGYYNGLKFHRVIEDFMAQGGDPTGTGSGGPGYKFEDEVYNGLDFSEPGKLAMANAGPGTNGSQFFITTVQTTWLNNKHAIFGELKSEEDMEVLKSITQGDVMEQITISGDGVQKLLEENKNRIDEWNKILGY; encoded by the coding sequence ATGTTATCATTATTATCAACAGCTGACAAAATAAATAAGGAGGATAAAAAGATGTCTGGTATAACAGCAACAATAAAAACAAGTAAAGGGACTATTAATCTGGTTTTGTTTCCTGAAAAAGCACCTGTAACAGTTGCCAGCTTTGTGAATCTGGCACAGCACGGATATTATAACGGGTTAAAATTCCACAGAGTAATTGAGGATTTTATGGCACAGGGAGGAGATCCCACAGGAACGGGTTCAGGAGGACCGGGGTACAAATTTGAGGATGAGGTATATAACGGACTTGATTTTTCAGAACCCGGAAAGCTGGCTATGGCAAATGCAGGACCTGGAACAAATGGAAGCCAGTTCTTCATAACAACTGTACAGACAACATGGCTGAATAACAAACACGCCATTTTCGGCGAACTGAAATCTGAGGAAGATATGGAAGTGCTGAAATCAATTACTCAGGGAGATGTAATGGAGCAGATCACTATAAGCGGTGACGGGGTACAAAAGCTTCTTGAGGAAAATAAAAACAGAATAGACGAGTGGAATAAGATACTTGGATATTAA